The Candidatus Neomarinimicrobiota bacterium genome window below encodes:
- the nuoI gene encoding NADH-quinone oxidoreductase subunit NuoI: MATIVTSYEPTFWDKLYIPALLNGLKVTLRHFFQKKVTIQYPDTKHIPPEGYRGLHRLNKCPNGRIRCVACEMCAAACPSRCIHIVPGASPWEDGKERYPVRFDIDLLRCIYCGFCEQACPEQAIELTEIYDFSNSSREGLWMNKDGLLEVYEMTKNENYYQKQNQAKELRSG; the protein is encoded by the coding sequence ATGGCTACTATTGTTACATCATATGAACCGACCTTTTGGGATAAACTATATATCCCGGCTTTGCTGAACGGTCTGAAGGTGACTTTACGGCATTTTTTCCAGAAGAAAGTGACGATCCAGTATCCTGATACCAAGCACATCCCACCCGAAGGATACCGCGGTCTTCATCGTCTCAATAAGTGTCCCAATGGCAGAATCCGCTGTGTCGCCTGTGAAATGTGTGCCGCCGCCTGTCCTTCGCGATGTATCCATATCGTGCCAGGAGCATCCCCGTGGGAAGACGGCAAGGAGCGTTATCCGGTCCGTTTTGATATTGATCTTCTGAGGTGTATCTATTGCGGATTCTGTGAGCAAGCTTGCCCTGAACAGGCTATCGAACTGACGGAGATATATGACTTCTCGAATAGCAGCCGTGAAGGCCTGTGGATGAACAAAGACGGTCTGCTTGAAGTGTACGAAATGACAAAAAATGAAA
- the nuoH gene encoding NADH-quinone oxidoreductase subunit NuoH encodes MDSVTFIIICVKALVVFGAIMLTVMVMTLAERRFSAFMQNRLGPNRVGPKGLLQPVADGIKFLMKEDVIPAGVDKPIFLLAPVMLIVPALMTFAIIPFGSELHLFGRVIQLQVADINIGILYILALTSVGVYGIVLAGWSSNSKYPLLGGLRSSAQLISYELAMGLAIVSIILLAGSLRLNDIITQQQGHFLSWNVFKQPLAFLIFVVAVYAETNRLPFDLTEAEQELVGGYHTEYSSLKFAMFYMAEYANVITASALTVTLFLGGWDIPLLNEAALGNLGVLLSVIAFVIKTALFLFIFIWVRWTFPRFRYDQLMRLGWKVMLPLALVNIFLTAGYLTLTV; translated from the coding sequence ATGGATTCTGTCACTTTCATCATCATTTGTGTCAAAGCTCTGGTGGTCTTTGGTGCAATAATGTTGACGGTCATGGTTATGACTCTGGCGGAAAGACGATTTTCCGCCTTTATGCAGAACAGGTTAGGGCCCAACCGGGTCGGGCCTAAGGGACTGCTCCAGCCTGTGGCTGACGGCATAAAATTCCTGATGAAAGAGGATGTCATCCCGGCCGGCGTGGACAAACCTATTTTTCTTCTTGCGCCGGTGATGCTTATCGTTCCCGCCCTGATGACTTTCGCCATTATCCCCTTTGGTTCAGAACTTCACCTTTTTGGACGGGTGATCCAGCTTCAAGTGGCAGATATCAATATTGGCATCCTCTATATCTTGGCGCTCACAAGCGTCGGCGTTTACGGTATCGTACTGGCGGGGTGGTCTTCCAACAGCAAATACCCTCTTCTCGGCGGCTTAAGGTCGTCGGCGCAATTGATCAGCTATGAGCTTGCTATGGGACTGGCCATTGTCAGCATTATCCTGTTGGCGGGTTCCCTCAGGCTCAATGATATTATCACTCAGCAACAGGGACATTTTCTGTCGTGGAACGTTTTCAAACAGCCACTAGCATTTCTAATCTTTGTGGTTGCTGTCTATGCGGAGACGAATCGACTACCGTTCGATCTGACGGAAGCTGAGCAGGAGCTGGTCGGGGGTTATCATACGGAATACAGTAGTCTCAAGTTTGCCATGTTCTACATGGCAGAATACGCCAACGTGATTACCGCCTCAGCGCTGACGGTGACCCTTTTCCTTGGGGGCTGGGATATTCCTCTGCTGAATGAAGCGGCGTTAGGAAATTTGGGTGTTCTGCTTTCTGTGATTGCTTTTGTAATCAAAACAGCGCTATTCCTATTTATCTTCATTTGGGTTCGCTGGACATTCCCAAGATTTCGCTACGATCAACTTATGAGATTGGGCTGGAAGGTGATGCTTCCACTGGCATTAGTAAATATTTTTCTAACCGCCGGATACCTGACCTTGACAGTCTAA